A window of Pseudomonas guangdongensis contains these coding sequences:
- the ilvN gene encoding acetolactate synthase small subunit has protein sequence MRHIISLLLENEPGALSRVVGLFSQRNYNIESLTVAPTEDPTLSRLTLTTVGHDDVIEQITKNLNKLIEVVKLVDLSESAHIERELMLVKVKATGAQRAEIKRTADIFRGQIVDVTSSVYTVQLAGTSDKLDSFIQAIGTASILEVVRSGVTGIARGDKTLSI, from the coding sequence ATGCGACACATCATCTCCCTGCTGCTGGAAAACGAGCCGGGCGCCCTGTCCCGGGTGGTTGGTCTGTTCTCCCAGCGCAACTACAACATCGAAAGCCTGACCGTGGCGCCGACCGAAGACCCGACCCTGTCGCGTCTGACGCTGACCACCGTCGGCCATGACGACGTCATCGAGCAGATCACCAAGAACCTCAACAAGCTGATCGAGGTGGTCAAGCTGGTCGACCTGTCGGAAAGCGCGCACATCGAGCGCGAGCTGATGCTGGTCAAGGTCAAGGCCACCGGCGCCCAGCGCGCCGAGATCAAGCGCACCGCCGACATCTTCCGCGGCCAGATCGTCGACGTCACCAGCAGCGTGTACACCGTGCAGCTGGCCGGCACCAGCGACAAGCTGGACAGCTTCATCCAGGCCATCGGCACCGCGTCGATCCTGGAAGTGGTCCGCAGCGGCGTCACCGGCATCGCCCGTGGCGACAAGACACTGAGCATCTGA
- a CDS encoding acetolactate synthase 3 large subunit → MELLSGAEMVVRFLRDEGVKYIYGYPGGALLHIYDALFKEKALEHILVRHEQAATHMADGYARATGKAGVVLVTSGPGATNAITGIATAYMDSIPMVVLSGQVPSTMVGTDAFQETDMVGISRPIVKHSFIIKHPSEIPEVLKKAFYIAESGRPGPVVVDIPKDMTNPAEKFEYVYPKKVKLRSYGPAVRGHSGQIRKAAEILLAAKRPVLYSGGGAVMGNAAAPLTELARMLNLPVTNTLMGLGGYPGSDRQFLGMLGMHGSYTANLTMHHADVILAVGARFDDRVINGAPKFCPNAKIIHIDIDPASISKTIKADVPIVGPVDSVLNEMVAILKEIGQKPNQEALASWWKQIEEWRGNRGLFPYDKGDGSIIKPQTVIETLHEVTRGDAFVSSDVGQHQMFAAQYYKFDKPNRWLNSGGLGTMGFGLPAAMGAKLNFPDADVACVTGEGSIQMNIQELSTCLQYDLPVKIVNLNNGSLGMVRQWQDMVYSGRHSHSYMESLPDFIKLAEAYGHVGMRITELKDLKPKMEEAFALKNRLVFLDIQVDALEHVYPMQIRDGSMRDMWLSKTERT, encoded by the coding sequence GTGGAGCTTTTATCAGGCGCTGAAATGGTCGTCCGCTTCCTGCGCGACGAAGGCGTGAAGTACATCTACGGGTACCCGGGAGGTGCCCTCCTGCATATCTACGATGCCCTGTTCAAGGAAAAGGCGCTCGAGCACATCCTCGTCCGCCACGAACAGGCCGCGACCCACATGGCTGACGGCTATGCCCGCGCCACCGGCAAGGCCGGCGTGGTGCTGGTGACCTCCGGTCCCGGTGCGACCAACGCCATCACCGGCATCGCCACCGCCTACATGGACTCGATCCCGATGGTGGTGCTGTCCGGCCAGGTGCCGAGCACCATGGTCGGTACCGATGCCTTCCAGGAAACCGACATGGTCGGTATCTCCCGGCCGATCGTGAAGCACAGCTTCATCATCAAGCACCCCTCGGAAATCCCCGAGGTGCTGAAGAAGGCCTTCTACATCGCCGAGTCCGGCCGTCCCGGTCCGGTGGTGGTGGACATTCCCAAGGACATGACCAACCCGGCCGAGAAGTTCGAGTACGTCTATCCGAAGAAGGTCAAGCTGCGCTCCTACGGCCCGGCCGTGCGCGGCCACTCCGGCCAGATCCGCAAGGCTGCCGAGATCCTCCTGGCCGCCAAGCGTCCGGTGCTCTACTCCGGCGGCGGCGCAGTCATGGGCAATGCCGCGGCACCGCTCACCGAGCTGGCGCGCATGCTCAACCTGCCGGTCACCAACACCCTGATGGGCCTCGGCGGCTATCCGGGCAGCGACCGCCAGTTCCTCGGCATGCTCGGCATGCACGGCAGCTACACCGCCAACCTGACCATGCACCACGCCGATGTGATCCTCGCCGTCGGCGCGCGCTTCGACGACCGGGTGATCAACGGCGCGCCGAAGTTCTGCCCGAACGCGAAGATCATCCACATCGACATCGACCCGGCGTCGATCTCCAAGACCATCAAGGCCGACGTGCCGATCGTCGGTCCGGTGGACAGCGTGCTGAACGAGATGGTGGCGATCCTCAAGGAAATCGGCCAGAAGCCGAACCAGGAGGCGCTGGCCAGCTGGTGGAAGCAGATCGAAGAGTGGCGCGGCAACCGCGGCCTGTTCCCCTACGACAAGGGCGACGGCAGCATCATCAAGCCGCAGACGGTGATCGAGACCCTGCACGAAGTGACGCGCGGCGATGCCTTCGTCAGCTCCGACGTCGGCCAGCACCAGATGTTCGCGGCGCAGTACTACAAGTTCGACAAGCCTAATCGCTGGCTCAACTCCGGTGGCCTGGGCACCATGGGCTTCGGTCTGCCGGCCGCGATGGGCGCCAAGCTGAACTTCCCGGACGCCGATGTCGCCTGCGTGACCGGCGAGGGCAGCATCCAGATGAACATCCAGGAGCTGTCGACCTGCCTGCAGTACGACCTGCCGGTGAAGATCGTCAACCTGAACAACGGTTCGCTGGGCATGGTTCGCCAGTGGCAGGACATGGTCTACAGCGGCCGCCACTCGCACTCCTACATGGAGTCGCTGCCGGACTTCATCAAGCTGGCGGAAGCCTACGGCCACGTCGGGATGCGCATCACCGAGCTGAAGGATCTCAAGCCGAAGATGGAAGAGGCCTTCGCTCTGAAGAACCGTCTGGTGTTCCTCGACATCCAGGTCGATGCGCTCGAACACGTATACCCGATGCAGATTCGTGACGGCTCCATGCGCGACATGTGGCTGAGCAAGACGGAGCGCACCTGA
- the pssA gene encoding CDP-diacylglycerol--serine O-phosphatidyltransferase — protein sequence MSEQPGEPQKAPETDSMLPIDEHVEEGRDAEGRKVRHRGVYLLPNLFTTAALFAGFYAIISAMSGRFSEAAAAIFVAMVLDGLDGRVARLTNTQSAFGAEYDSLSDMVAFGVAPALVAFEWALGSLGKVGWMVAFIYVACAALRLARFNTQVGTADKRFFVGLASPAAASVVAGTVWAFSDFGIQGSNMAFLVALLVAAAGVLMVSNIKYHSFKDLDLKGRVPFVAVLVTVLLFAVVFSDPPRVLLLIFLGYALSGPVQRLLQLRRRRTAD from the coding sequence ATGAGCGAACAACCCGGCGAGCCGCAAAAGGCGCCAGAGACCGACAGCATGCTGCCCATCGACGAGCACGTCGAAGAGGGGCGCGATGCCGAAGGACGCAAGGTCAGGCATCGTGGCGTCTACCTGCTGCCCAACCTGTTCACCACGGCCGCACTGTTCGCAGGCTTCTACGCGATCATCAGCGCGATGAGCGGGCGCTTTTCCGAAGCGGCGGCGGCGATCTTTGTGGCCATGGTGCTGGACGGCCTGGATGGTCGCGTGGCCCGGCTGACCAACACGCAGAGTGCATTCGGCGCCGAATACGACTCCCTGTCGGACATGGTCGCCTTTGGCGTGGCGCCGGCGCTGGTCGCCTTCGAGTGGGCGCTGGGCAGTCTGGGCAAGGTCGGCTGGATGGTGGCCTTCATCTATGTGGCGTGCGCTGCGCTGCGCCTGGCGCGCTTCAATACCCAGGTGGGAACTGCCGACAAGCGCTTCTTCGTCGGTCTCGCCAGCCCGGCGGCGGCCTCGGTGGTGGCCGGCACGGTCTGGGCATTCAGCGACTTCGGCATCCAGGGCTCCAACATGGCCTTCCTCGTCGCTTTGCTGGTGGCTGCCGCCGGTGTGCTGATGGTCAGTAACATCAAGTACCACAGCTTCAAGGATCTGGATCTGAAAGGGCGGGTTCCCTTTGTCGCGGTACTGGTGACGGTGCTGCTGTTCGCCGTGGTGTTCAGCGACCCGCCGCGTGTACTGCTGCTGATCTTCCTCGGCTACGCCCTCTCCGGGCCGGTACAGCGTTTGCTGCAGCTGCGCCGTCGCCGCACTGCCGACTGA
- the ilvC gene encoding ketol-acid reductoisomerase, whose translation MQVYYDKDCDLSIIQSKKVAIIGYGSQGHAHACNLKDSGVDVTVGLRPGSSSIAKAEAHGLKVSDVPSAVAAADLVMILTPDEFQGRLYKDEIEPNLKPGATLAFAHGFSIHYNQVVPRADLDVIMIAPKAPGHTVRSEFVKGGGIPDLVAIYQDASGNAKNVALSYASGVGGGRTGIIETTFKDETETDLFGEQAVLCGGCVELVKAGFETLVEAGYAPEMAYFECLHELKLIVDLMFEGGIANMNYSISNNAEYGEYVTGPEVINEQSRQAMRNALKRIQDGEYAKMFIQEGATNYPSMTARRRNNAAHGIEVVGEKLRAMMPWIAANKIVDKTKN comes from the coding sequence ATGCAAGTTTATTACGACAAAGACTGCGACCTGTCGATCATCCAGAGCAAGAAGGTGGCCATCATCGGTTACGGCTCCCAGGGCCACGCCCATGCCTGCAACCTGAAGGACTCCGGTGTCGACGTGACCGTCGGTCTGCGTCCGGGCTCCTCCTCGATTGCCAAGGCCGAGGCCCATGGCCTGAAAGTCAGCGACGTGCCGAGCGCCGTGGCTGCCGCCGATCTGGTGATGATCCTGACCCCGGACGAATTCCAGGGCCGTCTGTACAAGGACGAGATCGAGCCGAACCTGAAGCCGGGTGCCACCCTGGCCTTCGCCCACGGTTTCTCCATTCACTACAACCAGGTGGTGCCGCGCGCCGACCTCGACGTGATCATGATCGCGCCGAAGGCTCCGGGCCACACCGTGCGTTCCGAGTTCGTCAAGGGTGGCGGCATTCCTGACCTGGTCGCCATCTACCAGGACGCTTCCGGCAACGCCAAGAACGTCGCTCTGTCCTACGCCAGCGGCGTTGGCGGCGGCCGTACCGGTATCATCGAAACCACCTTCAAGGACGAGACCGAAACCGACCTGTTCGGCGAGCAGGCCGTGCTGTGCGGCGGTTGCGTCGAGCTGGTCAAGGCCGGTTTCGAAACCCTGGTGGAAGCCGGTTATGCGCCGGAAATGGCCTACTTCGAGTGCCTCCACGAGCTGAAGCTGATCGTCGATCTGATGTTCGAAGGCGGCATCGCCAACATGAACTACTCGATCTCCAACAACGCCGAGTACGGTGAGTACGTCACCGGTCCGGAGGTGATCAACGAGCAGTCCCGTCAGGCCATGCGCAATGCGCTCAAGCGCATCCAAGACGGCGAATACGCCAAGATGTTCATCCAGGAAGGCGCCACCAACTACCCGTCGATGACCGCCCGTCGTCGCAACAACGCTGCCCATGGCATCGAGGTGGTCGGCGAGAAGCTGCGCGCCATGATGCCGTGGATCGCGGCGAACAAGATCGTCGACAAGACCAAGAACTAA